Proteins from one Listeria innocua genomic window:
- a CDS encoding carbohydrate ABC transporter permease has product MKRRNNKLGWSFTSPYLIFTAVFFLVPLIWSIWLSVTDWNMMSPEINFVGLENFIKAFTSPAVRAAFFVTYKFLIVFVPMALIISMIVAVLVNGLPKFKGLYLVAFFLPYLSSGVVTSLIVQGLLSYNSALNVFLRGHFGWDIDWLGTPMSALVIISLMIAWKMSGYYALILISGLASINHEIYEAAAMDGSGRFRTFWKVTVPMLYPALFTVIVLAVGVSFGIFTEVYQLTGGGPNFATNTWQMEIFNQAFVNLNSGYASAISLMAATVTFASIGVIKKMLEKWGQRNGWT; this is encoded by the coding sequence ATGAAGCGGCGAAATAACAAATTGGGCTGGTCATTTACCAGCCCGTATCTCATATTCACAGCGGTATTTTTCTTAGTACCGCTAATTTGGTCAATTTGGTTGTCGGTGACCGATTGGAACATGATGAGTCCGGAAATCAATTTTGTTGGTTTGGAAAATTTTATTAAAGCTTTTACTAGTCCGGCAGTTCGAGCAGCCTTTTTTGTCACTTATAAATTTTTAATTGTGTTTGTTCCGATGGCGTTAATTATTTCGATGATTGTCGCAGTACTTGTAAACGGACTACCGAAGTTTAAAGGACTATATTTAGTGGCGTTTTTCCTACCATACTTGTCCTCAGGTGTTGTTACTTCACTAATTGTGCAAGGTTTACTTTCGTATAACAGTGCTCTAAATGTGTTTTTACGTGGGCATTTTGGTTGGGATATTGATTGGCTTGGGACGCCGATGTCGGCACTTGTCATTATTTCGCTAATGATTGCATGGAAAATGTCTGGTTATTATGCGCTTATTTTAATTTCTGGACTCGCTAGTATTAACCATGAAATTTATGAAGCAGCAGCAATGGACGGCTCTGGTCGCTTTAGAACCTTTTGGAAAGTTACCGTTCCGATGCTCTATCCAGCTTTATTTACCGTGATTGTTTTAGCGGTAGGTGTTAGTTTTGGGATTTTCACCGAAGTATACCAACTAACTGGCGGTGGCCCAAATTTTGCAACGAACACATGGCAAATGGAGATTTTCAACCAAGCATTCGTTAACTTGAATTCTGGTTATGCTTCAGCGATTTCTCTTATGGCTGCTACTGTAACGTTCGCATCAATTGGAGTTATTAAGAAAATGCTTGAGAAATGGGGTCAAAGAAATGGTTGGACATAA